One Punica granatum isolate Tunisia-2019 chromosome 3, ASM765513v2, whole genome shotgun sequence genomic window carries:
- the LOC116202072 gene encoding receptor-like protein kinase HERK 1: MSNRRTWQFLPALAVLLPCLVWISHGYTPPDSYLIDCGSQTNTTVGGRIFLADQSASNFLSTPQNVLAETSNSVPSSEYSQLYQTARIFTGTTKYTFFISRTGRHWIRLYLNPFPYDGFDMSTMKFAVLVQDSVLLNDFSVSSAIMREFSVNVTSGTFVITIMPSTGSFAFLNALEVVSMPDEIIVDEAGTLPPGKFGGLTGQTLETVWRVNMGGPLVSFRNDTLFRTWVPDSPFLINSNLAKNFSNIGAVKYVPGMATQDIAPRSVYGTVAEMNTQGSLNNNINVTWEFTIDVGARHLVRFHLCDIVSKSLNLLYFSVYIDSSVVAPDLDLSRISSNTLAAAYYFDIVTPVSESNKILVKVGPSKRFASNQNAILNGLEIMKLTDGNGAPSSSSSGKSVFLIAGVSGGVFVALVLFVGIGYLLCLRRSQRRTANSELSKSWIPLSTEGGTPSRSMGSKYSNGTVTTASPAHYFGYRFPFIAIQEATKNFGESEIIGIGGFGKVYKGSLSDGTRVAVKRGNSRSQQGLAEFRTEIEMLSQFRHRHLVSLIGYCDENNEMILIYEYMENGTLKSRLYGHELPSLGWKERLEICIGAARGLHYLHTSHAKAVIHRDVKSANILLDENLMAKMADFGLSKAGPDLDQTHVTTAVKGSFGYLDPEYFRRQQLTEKSDVYSFGVVLFEVLCARPVIDPSLPRDMVNLAEWAMMWQKKGQLEQIIDPALAGKIKAISLRKFGETAEKCLADFGVDRPSMADVLWNLEYALQLQEAGMQRDKEHSNTIMISELSSELSSLSHVDRILAAAQFDASSEGEVSISQVFSQLVKSEGR; encoded by the coding sequence ATGAGTAACAGGAGAACCTGGCAGTTTCTTCCGGCTCTAGCAGTTTTGCTGCCGTGTCTGGTTTGGATTTCTCACGGATATACTCCTCCGGACAGTTACCTCATAGACTGTGGATCACAGACCAATACCACAGTCGGCGGTCGGATTTTCCTAGCCGATCAATCAGCCTCGAACTTCCTCTCTACCCCACAGAATGTCCTGGCTGAAACCTCGAACTCTGTCCCTTCATCCGAATACTCTCAGCTCTACCAAACCGCCAGAATCTTCACTGGCACCACAAAGTACACCTTCTTTATCTCCCGGACTGGGAGGCACTGGATCCGGCTCTATCTCAACCCATTCCCTTATGATGGTTTCGATATGAGCACGATGAAATTTGCGGTGTTGGTTCAAGACTCTGTTCTTCTGAATGATTTCAGTGTCAGCAGTGCCATTATGAGGGAATTTTCCGTAAACGTGACCTCGGGCACCTTTGTCATTACAATCATGCCCTCTACTGGGTCGTTTGCTTTCCTGAATGCACTAGAAGTGGTATCCATGCCCGACGAGATTATAGTAGATGAAGCGGGAACTCTTCCCCCTGGAAAGTTTGGGGGCCTAACAGGCCAGACCCTGGAGACAGTCTGGAGGGTGAACATGGGCGGGCCCCTAGTCTCATTCCGGAATGACACGCTATTCCGGACTTGGGTCCCCGACAGCCCATTCCTGATTAACAGTAACCTGGCGAAAAACTTCTCAAACATAGGAGCCGTCAAGTATGTTCCTGGAATGGCAACACAAGACATTGCACCCAGATCAGTGTATGGCACCGTAGCAGAGATGAATACACAGGGCAGTCTCAATAACAACATCAATGTTACGTGGGAGTTTACCATCGATGTGGGGGCCAGGCACCTTGTTCGGTTCCATCTATGTGACATTGTGAGCAAATCTCTTAACCTTCTATACTTCAGTGTCTATATCGACTCATCAGTTGTTGCTCCTGACCTCGATTTGAGTAGAATCTCATCCAACACTTTGGCTGCGGCCTATTACTTTGATATAGTAACCCCAGTGTCAGAGAGCAATAAGATCCTAGTCAAAGTTGGGCCATCTAAACGGTTTGCAAGTAACCAGAATGCGATTCTTAATGGGCTGGAAATCATGAAGCTGACCGATGGCAATGGAGCTCCTTCAAGTTCGAGCTCGGGAAAGAGTGTTTTCTTAATTGCTGGTGTCAGTGGAGGAGTGTTTGTTGCATTAGTACTTTTTGTAGGGATCGGATATCTGCTTTGCCTGAGGAGGAGCCAAAGGAGAACTGCAAATTCAGAACTGTCAAAGTCGTGGATTCCTTTATCGACTGAAGGGGGGACGCCCTCTCGTTCTATGGGAAGCAAGTACTCTAATGGAACGGTGACAACTGCTAGTCCCGCCCACTATTTTGGGTACCGATTCCCATTTATAGCCATTCAGGAAGCAACAAAAAATTTCGGCGAGAGTGAGATCATTGGGATCGGCGGGTTTGGGAAAGTCTACAAGGGATCCTTGAGCGATGGGACAAGAGTGGCTGTTAAGAGAGGGAATTCCCGGTCCCAGCAGGGCCTTGCAGAGTTTCGGACTGAGATCGAGATGCTCTCACAGTTCCGCCACCGGCATCTGGTCTCTTTGATTGGTTATTGTGATGAAAATAACGAGATGATCTTGATTTACGAGTACATGGAGAATGGGACCCTGAAGAGCCGGCTATATGGCCATGAGCTTCCTAGCCTGGGTTGGAAGGAGCGGCTTGAGATCTGCATTGGGGCGGCCCGTGGGCTCCACTACCTCCACACTAGCCATGCAAAGGCCGTGATCCACCGTGACGTGAAGTCTGCAAACATCTTGCTAGACGAGAACCTCATGGCAAAGATGGCTGATTTCGGGCTCTCCAAGGCAGGGCCGGACTTAGACCAGACCCATGTGACCACTGCTGTAAAGGGGAGCTTTGGGTACTTAGACCCGGAATATTTCCGGAGGCAGCAGCTAACTGAGAAGTCTGATGTTTATTCCTTTGGGGTAGTCCTATTTGAGGTTCTATGTGCAAGGCCCGTTATCGATCCGTCCCTCCCTAGGGACATGGTGAACTTGGCAGAATGGGCAATGATGTGGCAGAAGAAGGGGCAACTGGAGCAAATCATAGACCCCGCCCTTGCAGGGAAGATTAAGGCAATTTCTCTTCGGAAGTTCGGGGAAACAGCTGAGAAATGTTTGGCTGACTTCGGGGTCGACAGGCCCTCCATGGCTGACGTCTTATGGAATCTTGAGTACGCCCTTCAGCTTCAGGAGGCAGGCATGCAAAGGGATAAGGAACACAGTAATACAATTATGATCAGCGAGCTATCTTCTGAACTGAGCAGTCTGAGTCATGTTGACAGGATTCTTGCAGCTGCTCAGTTTGATGCTTCAAGCGAGGGTGAAGTCTCGATCAGCCAAGTGTTCTCACAGCTCGTGAAATCAGAGGGAAGGTGA